In the Limanda limanda chromosome 1, fLimLim1.1, whole genome shotgun sequence genome, one interval contains:
- the LOC133007101 gene encoding transmembrane protein 250, which produces MPVIPIPRRVRSFHGPHTTCMHSACGSTHASKLVRTKYNNFDLYLRSRCMYSFLRFLLYFGCSLLTSLLWVALSALFFLQYVSVRVLLRLQYKLSIILLLLGHRRLDFGVVNDLIIYSMQITMFLVGGLGWCFMVFVDM; this is translated from the coding sequence ATGCCTGTGATCCCCATCCCACGGCGGGTGCGCAGCTTCCATGGCCCCCACACCACCTGCATGCACTCAGCCTGCGGGTCCACGCACGCCTCCAAGCTAGTGCGCACCAAGTACAACAACTTCGACCTGTACCTGCGCTCCCGCTGCATGTACAGCTTCCTCCGCTTCCTCCTGTACTTCGGCTGCAGCCTCCTGACCTCCTTGCTCTGGGTGGCTCTCTCCGCCCTCTTCTTCCTGCAGTACGTGAGCGTGCGCGTGCTCCTGCGGCTGCAGTACAAGCTGTCCATCATCCTGCTCTTGCTGGGTCACCGGCGTCTGGACTTTGGTGTGGTGAACGACCTGATCATCTACAGCATGCAGATCACCATGTTCCTGGTGGGCGGGCTCGGCTGGTGCTTCATGGTGTTTGTGGACATGTAG